A genomic region of Elaeis guineensis isolate ETL-2024a chromosome 9, EG11, whole genome shotgun sequence contains the following coding sequences:
- the LOC140851449 gene encoding serine/threonine-protein phosphatase 7 long form homolog encodes MDVGLITALLERWRPETHTFHLPFGEATITLQDVSILTGLPVDGDPVTGVDPALTIPEWQALCLRLLGFEPDAHFFDHSRLRIECLDDRYRHFHIADDAPEEMVQQYVRGQVLRLLGGVLLPDTSSNKMKLMFLPLLEDLDFARRLSWGSAVLACLYRAMCRGAYADQSEIGGYLVLLQIWVWERMPTISPLRRQLLEMPSEQQDPDVPFRLDGPLGYRWNVAFNVHHVSTRVARVYRCQLDTLVDTSRRFLWKPYTDGILAILPQMCTVGHDIWTARVPLICFDVVEWHLPDRVLRQFGQIQGIPEQFDTSQGLHRIDRRGRARIDWRIRHAQYIDIWDARRDHIVHGDPILRGRSYTDDYMAWFFSITVRVIGQSQYAVSGYEGESSTVRLLTDSVSELVLDTRRALSTTDEDERIQILREMERTGSGALRAIGVDPHTCAPWYGAVRTPDMSYTPSPYASHMPSPHIPHMSSFDAAQMPPLFHPQMAASSSSYIPQMPSPGTSWPHEILGEKMLCRRAVLPGGEPRIPMATAGSRAPTAVLSPRLFRRWVPSRLVVGPEQFDTS; translated from the exons atggacgttggtcttattactgctttgcttgagagatggcgtccagagacacacacatttcatcttccatttggtgaggcgaccatcactttacaggatgtcagcatccttactggactaccagttgatggagatccagttaccggagttgatcccgcacttaccattccggagtggcaggctttgtgcttgcgattgttagggtttgagcccgacgcacattttttcgatcattcacgactcaggattgagtgtttggatgatcgttatcgtcattttcatattgcggatgatgcaccggaggagatggtgcagcagtatgttaggggtcaggtgctgcgattgttaggtggtgtcctgttacctgatacttcatcgaataagatgaagttgatgtttctgccattattagaggatttagatttcgctcgtcgactcagttggggcagtgcagtactagcttgtctataccgagctatgtgtcggggggcctatgctgatcagagcgagattggcggttatcttgtattattgcag atttgggtatgggagcgtatgccgactatcagtccattacgacgacagttgctcgagatgccatcagagcagcaggatcctgatgttccattcagactagacggtccattaggatacag atggaacgttgcattcaacgttcatcacgtatcgacaagagtggcacgggtttataggtgccagttggatacattagttgatacatctagacgg tttttgtggaagccatatacagatgggatattggctatactgccgcagatgtgtacagttggacacgacatatggactgctagggtgccgcttatttgttttgatgtggtagagtggcatcttcctgatcgtgtcctgcggcagtttggtcagattcagggcatcccagagcagtttgataccagtcagggacttcatcgtattgatcgacgagggagagctcgtatcgactggcgtatcagacatgcacagtacatcgatatttgggatgcacgtcgagatcacattgttcatggtgatcctattttgagaggtcgttcatatactgatgactacatggcttggttttttagcattacagtgcgagtcattggacagtctcagtatgcagtttctggatacgagggcgagagttctactgtacgtcttttg ACTGATTCTGTGTCCGAACTCGTATTGgacactcgtcgtgctttatctacgactgatgaggacgagcggattcagatactgcgggagatggagagaacaggttccggagcattgagggcgattggtgttgatccacatacctgtgcgccttggtatggagcagttcggacgccagatatgagttatacgccgtcaccatatgcttcacatatgccatcaccgcatattccgcatatgtcatcattcgatgctgcacagatgccaccgctttttcatccacagatggcagcgtcttcttcgtcttacatcccccagatgccatcaccgggtaccagttggccacatga aatattaggagagaaaatgttatgCCGGCGGGCCGTACTTCCCGGGGGCGAGCCCCGCATCCCGATGGCCACGGCGGGCtcccgcgccccgacggcggtcctcagcCCCCGTCTCTTCCGGCGGTGGGTCCCGTCTCGATTGGTTGTGggtccagagcagtttgataccagttag